Genomic segment of Panicum virgatum strain AP13 chromosome 9N, P.virgatum_v5, whole genome shotgun sequence:
CCAAGTAACACCAATTTTCTGCCAGCATCTCTTACTAAAATGGCATGTGAAGAAGAGGTGTAGAGCAGTTTCCTCCACTCCACGGTTGCATAGCATACAGTTATAATTGTTTCCTTCAATTTTACAAGGGAAAATTTCTTGTAAGGCCCTTAAAGAAACATCACTTCCTTCTATGACCCTGAAAAATGCAAACTTCCTTCATTAATCTTAGTTTTATTTTCTATCCCTCCTTGGCTTTGCCGTGACCATACCGTGAGCTCTGTTAGCCCATTCCGTTAAGACTGTGGAGGCCGGCGCTTGCAGCCGTGACAGCGGTGAAGTTCCTTCTCTTCTAGCCTCCACTGCTCACTATTTCTCCGCACGCCTGCCATCCGCCGCTACCCCGTGTTGTGCGCAGCACGCCGCCCCGCTCTGCTGCACGACCGACTGTCCACCCGCTGCAGCCCCACGCGGCACAACCTTCGCGCGCcgaccgcccgccgccgccccgcgctggCCTTGGCGTAGTagccgcgcggccgcgcgcctACTTCGGGTACTCAGCGTGCTGTTGGAGGAGCAGAGGTGGAGGAGCTGCTGAAGTGCGGCGGCATGGCTGCAGAAGCAAGAGGGCAGGTCTTCGCGGCTGCAGGCACCGTCCATCATCGCAAAAACGGAACCCACTAACAGATCTCACGGACTCACGGTAAGGTCAAGGGAGGGATTGAAAATAAAACTAAGGTTAAAGAAGGAAGTTTGGATTTTCCAGGGTCATAGAAGGAAGTGCTATTTATTTGAGGATCTTAGAAGGAATTTTCCCATTTTATAATTCTTCCTCCTCAAAATATTCCTTGTATTAAGCCGATCAATCAAAAGAACCCAAGTAAAGACCTTTATTTTGTTACTACATTTAGACTTCCAAATCCATTGCCCAATTGGATTGCAAGAAACAAtctttaactttttttttttgactagCAGATGCCAATGTGCGGCACGCACATGttttaaaaatttcaaaataaaaattttatatttataatTAACGCTTACACCTGTcaatgatatatttttttaaaaaaagaaccgAATGAATTTTTCCTGAAGAAAGAGTCCAGCTTCGTGGACTTGTATTGAAAATGTATGGTTCTCTCACATAAAGTTCAGTAGCAACGTgttttaaaaaatcaaataaaaaattatgttacaaaaaaatatgtatttttAGCTACATCTGTCATTAGCTTTTATGGATATAATATTcagtaaataattaaatattaacaGAGGACAACATCATCAATCTGGATTCTAGAACAGCTCAGCTACAGAAACGGTGAGAAACAACAATGTGTAGTTGGTGAAACTTCTGTAACTGATTTTTTTGACTTGTGATTTAGATACTCATGCTACATCAGCAAGAAGTTTTTCTCCTTTTGTTAAGACTTGCCAGCATGTCAGTGTAAGACTGCAGGTTCACGCCAATATCTTCGTCATACTCAAGGCCAAGCTCTTACTGCAGATGCATATTGTTCATCAGCACCATGAATAGCTAGATTGCATTAACGGGAAGGGTAAATCCCAAGTGCAGTCAAAGGGCAAAAGATGAAGCGGGAATGCAGCAAAAACCTTAAATTCCTTCTGATCGTTTGGTCTATTCTCAGTAATATTATCCCAAATCCCCTTGAACATACTCTTCCGCTTTCTCCATTGGTTAacattttcagcaaaagaattctcaatgATCTTCTTGTCAGGTTTCACCAAGATGACACAACTCTGCAACTTATCGAGTTTCTCTTCCATTTCCTGGACCTAAACAAATATGGTCCTGTAATTAGAACTGGTCCAAAGGAACACGGACACTTAGTAAGGAGCAGAGGGGAACATTTTTGTATGCACGTACTTCGCTTTGTAATTTAGCCTTTGACTTGATCTCTGCCAGCTGGTGCTGCATGTAGGGGATGAATGAGAAGAGAGACCCTCAGGGGGGAACAAATGCATAAAAGAAAATTCATTTGCTTGGAATAATGTCATTATACATTGGAATTCAGTTGAAGCACAATACAGATTACTGCAAAGATTATACAATGAGTATGTGTGTGTGagtgcgtgtgcgtgtgcgtgaGCCCTAGTAGGCACATTCCCAAACTTCTCGGCAACCCTTGCGTGCTTGAGCGTGCAGTCGACACGGGTGCCCAACTGAGTTCTTACATGATTCCCCAGTGTTCCTAGGTGCTTTAAAAAACGACAGTGTGCGGTAGACCAATTCATTTTTTATATAGTAATTTTTACATCTAGTAATATGAACTTTATTTACATCTAGTATGGTGCATGGTGCACGAGTGGTACGCACATGTTTGAAGAACTTTATTTACATCTAATAATGTTGAGAAAAAAGTAACCACACtaaatttttgcaaataaaattACCCACACTAAATATTTTGTTGAACAAgcgttttaaaaaatattttaaaacgaAGTATGCTGCCTCCACTCCATCTACGTGCTCccaattctcaaaaaaaaatctacgtGCTCCCTCTCTCCACCGCTTGCCGCGGCCGATGACCTGCTCCTTT
This window contains:
- the LOC120690140 gene encoding homologous-pairing protein 2 homolog — encoded protein: MQHQLAEIKSKAKLQSEVQEMEEKLDKLQSCVILVKPDKKIIENSFAENVNQWRKRKSMFKGIWDNITENRPNDQKEFK